A window of Corallococcus macrosporus DSM 14697 contains these coding sequences:
- the htpG gene encoding molecular chaperone HtpG — translation MTVENAPQRETHAFQAEINQLLSLVINSLYSHKEIFLRELVSNASDALDKLRFRAITEPELLADEPALELRLIPDEAKGTLTIEDTGIGMTHDELVKNLGTIAHSGSREFLEALAQKGQQKDMQLIGQFGVGFYSAYLVADRVEVVSRAAGKDPAAWRWTSEAKGSFTVEPAERAARGTSITLHLKEDQKEFLGEWRLRSLITQYSDYVGHPIKLQVSKTTGTGDDAKTETSLEVVNKASALWQRAKSEITDEQYQEFYKHLTHDWEAPLAWTHFKADGNTQFTGLLFVPKQPPFDLDAQQQRGVRLFVKRVFIMDRCEELVPQWLRFVRGVIDSDDLPLNVSRELLQDSQVVRAIRKHVVKKSLDLLEKLAKDKPEDYLTFWKAFGTVLKEGLATEAEQKDKLGGLLRYESSRDEGLTSLADYVGRMKEGQEAIYYVYGESRKAVADSPHLEALKQRGFEVLYMTDPVDEWAAQGLREFQGKPLVSALQADLKLQSTDEQKKEQEQQAEGLKTLTAKMKDVLQESVREVRVSDRLTDSPVCLVVPEGGSPAYLERLLQQRGRGMGMPRVKRILEVNPKHPVIEHLKAVHEKDPAAAQVAEWIELLHDQALLTEGSTIADPNRFARRMTGLLTQVAALAAAPTQAPTATTAS, via the coding sequence ATGACCGTCGAAAACGCCCCCCAGCGGGAGACCCACGCCTTCCAGGCGGAAATCAACCAGCTCCTCAGCCTGGTCATCAATTCGCTCTACAGCCACAAGGAGATTTTTCTCCGCGAGCTGGTGTCCAACGCGTCCGACGCGCTCGACAAGCTCCGCTTCCGTGCCATCACCGAGCCGGAGCTGCTCGCGGACGAGCCCGCCCTGGAGCTGCGCCTCATCCCCGACGAGGCCAAAGGCACCCTCACCATCGAGGACACCGGCATCGGCATGACGCATGACGAGCTGGTGAAGAACCTGGGCACCATCGCCCACTCCGGCTCGCGGGAGTTCCTTGAGGCGCTGGCGCAGAAGGGCCAGCAGAAGGACATGCAGCTCATCGGCCAGTTCGGCGTGGGCTTCTACAGCGCCTATCTGGTGGCGGACCGCGTGGAGGTGGTCAGCCGCGCCGCGGGGAAGGACCCGGCCGCCTGGCGCTGGACGTCCGAGGCCAAGGGCTCCTTCACGGTGGAGCCGGCCGAGCGCGCCGCGCGGGGCACCTCCATCACCCTGCACCTGAAGGAGGACCAGAAGGAGTTCCTGGGCGAGTGGCGGCTGCGCTCGCTGATTACGCAGTACTCCGACTACGTGGGCCACCCCATCAAGCTCCAGGTGAGCAAGACGACGGGCACCGGCGACGACGCGAAGACGGAGACCTCGCTGGAGGTGGTGAACAAGGCCAGCGCCCTGTGGCAGCGCGCGAAGTCCGAAATCACCGACGAGCAGTACCAGGAGTTCTACAAGCACCTGACGCACGACTGGGAAGCGCCGCTGGCGTGGACGCACTTCAAGGCGGACGGCAACACCCAGTTCACCGGCCTGCTCTTCGTGCCCAAGCAGCCCCCGTTCGACCTGGACGCGCAGCAGCAGCGCGGGGTGCGGCTGTTCGTCAAGCGCGTGTTCATCATGGACCGCTGCGAGGAGCTGGTGCCGCAGTGGCTGCGCTTCGTGCGCGGCGTCATCGACTCGGACGATCTGCCGCTGAACGTGTCGCGCGAGCTGCTCCAGGACTCGCAGGTGGTGCGCGCCATCCGCAAGCACGTGGTGAAGAAGTCGCTGGACCTGCTGGAGAAGCTGGCCAAGGACAAGCCGGAGGACTACCTCACCTTCTGGAAGGCCTTCGGCACGGTGCTGAAGGAGGGCCTGGCCACGGAGGCGGAGCAGAAGGACAAGCTGGGCGGCCTGCTGCGCTACGAGAGCTCGCGCGACGAGGGGCTGACGTCCCTGGCGGACTACGTGGGCCGCATGAAGGAGGGCCAGGAGGCCATCTATTACGTCTACGGCGAGTCCCGGAAGGCGGTGGCGGACAGCCCCCACCTGGAGGCGCTGAAGCAGCGCGGCTTCGAGGTCCTCTACATGACGGACCCGGTGGACGAGTGGGCCGCGCAGGGCCTGCGCGAGTTCCAGGGCAAGCCGCTGGTGTCCGCGCTCCAGGCGGACCTGAAGCTCCAGTCCACCGACGAGCAGAAGAAGGAGCAGGAGCAGCAGGCCGAGGGGCTGAAGACGCTCACCGCGAAGATGAAGGACGTGCTCCAGGAGTCGGTGCGCGAGGTGCGCGTGTCGGACCGCCTGACGGACTCGCCCGTGTGCCTCGTGGTGCCCGAGGGCGGCTCTCCGGCCTACCTGGAGCGCCTGCTCCAGCAGCGCGGCCGGGGCATGGGCATGCCGCGCGTGAAGCGCATCCTGGAGGTGAACCCCAAGCACCCCGTCATCGAGCACCTGAAGGCCGTGCATGAGAAGGACCCGGCCGCGGCCCAGGTGGCGGAGTGGATCGAGCTGCTGCACGACCAGGCGCTGCTCACCGAGGGCAGCACCATCGCCGACCCCAACCGCTTCGCCCGCCGCATGACGGGGCTGCTGACGCAGGTGGCCGCCCTGGCTGCGGCGCCGACGCAGGCCCCCACCGCGACGACGGCGAGCTGA
- a CDS encoding carbohydrate-binding protein, producing the protein MTPASHAPAASPFRWQALLGALAALALGFVATPARAGEEIRVQKAVSTVSSRYGQSWQDVSITLLVKNLAYHKEVSVSMKQPDGTWADLAASYVGPAGSGLSGHEIWKVTRMYASWGVDPQPSRDLEFVAKYTVAGQTYWDTNDFNHHRVGRGDGPYQPYNPVLVAASFWRDNGDLDVSIDVKNLAYAKNVTVVYSTDGWATAHEAPAAYVSGYTSGYAYISSPNVQGVERWQAHIPALPGNVVLFAVRYEVGGQTFWDNNFGVDHQHTRP; encoded by the coding sequence ATGACGCCCGCTTCCCACGCCCCCGCCGCATCCCCCTTCCGCTGGCAGGCCCTGCTCGGCGCGCTCGCCGCGCTGGCCCTGGGCTTCGTGGCCACCCCGGCCCGGGCCGGTGAGGAGATCCGGGTCCAGAAGGCGGTCAGCACCGTGAGCAGCCGCTATGGCCAGTCGTGGCAGGACGTCTCCATCACCCTGCTGGTGAAGAACCTCGCGTACCACAAGGAGGTCTCCGTCAGCATGAAGCAGCCGGACGGCACCTGGGCGGACCTGGCCGCGTCCTACGTGGGGCCCGCGGGCAGCGGCCTCTCCGGCCATGAAATCTGGAAGGTGACGCGCATGTACGCGAGCTGGGGCGTGGACCCGCAGCCCTCGCGCGACCTGGAGTTCGTGGCGAAGTACACCGTGGCGGGCCAGACGTACTGGGACACGAACGATTTCAACCACCACCGCGTGGGCCGGGGTGACGGGCCGTACCAGCCCTACAACCCGGTGCTGGTGGCCGCCAGCTTCTGGCGGGACAACGGCGACCTGGACGTCAGCATCGACGTGAAGAACCTGGCCTACGCCAAGAACGTGACGGTGGTGTACTCCACGGACGGCTGGGCCACCGCCCACGAGGCCCCCGCGGCCTATGTCTCCGGCTACACCTCCGGGTACGCCTACATCTCCAGCCCCAACGTCCAGGGCGTGGAGCGCTGGCAGGCCCACATCCCCGCCCTGCCCGGCAACGTGGTGCTCTTCGCGGTGCGCTACGAGGTGGGCGGCCAGACGTTCTGGGACAACAACTTCGGCGTGGACCACCAGCACACCCGGCCCTGA